The genomic interval CATCAAAACCGACGACGCGGTCGATCACCCGCTGGAGATCGGCGTTCGAGCGGGCCACCAGCCGGCACAGCATGTCTCCCGTGCCGGTGGTGGTGTGCAGCTCCAGCACCTCGGGCACGGTCGCCAAGTGGACGCGGACATCGGCTCCTTGACCCTGTCTGATCTGCAGGGTGGCGAACGCGGTGACCGGGTAGCCGAGGGCCGCGGGATCCACCTGGGGGCCGAACCCGCGGATGACTCCGTTCGACTGAAGGCGGTCCAGGCGGGCCTGCACGGTCCCGCGCGCCACCCCCAGCCGACGGGACATCTCCAGCACCCCGATCCGCGGCTCGCGCGCCAGCAGCAGGATGATCCGCCCGTCCAGACGATCG from Streptomyces sp. DH-12 carries:
- a CDS encoding Lrp/AsnC family transcriptional regulator, which gives rise to MAIDRLDGRIILLLAREPRIGVLEMSRRLGVARGTVQARLDRLQSNGVIRGFGPQVDPAALGYPVTAFATLQIRQGQGADVRVHLATVPEVLELHTTTGTGDMLCRLVARSNADLQRVIDRVVGFDGIVRASTAIVMENPVPLRIIPLVEQAALGE